In Pseudomonas sp. MTM4, one genomic interval encodes:
- the lafA gene encoding lateral flagellin LafA, with product MALSIHTNYSALTTNTALNKSNNALATNQQRLGTGLRINSAADDAAGLQIATRLNAQSRGMAVAIRNTGDATSMLQTAEGAFSEMTDIAQRMKDLATQAANGTNGVSDLKSIQAEYDELGKELGNIFKNTKYAGENLFSDGAGVDGDTGKFGAAAVTFQIGASSSETLSFDLQTALGSVAGSLKAASLMFADNGDTADFVGTDIATITAGTAPAPDTAVNNANGTITKLETLLNDIGSVRAQFGANINRLNHTNNNLANMKDNTDMAKGRIMDADFAVESANMSKNSMLMQSGISMLKQAGQMPGMVMGLLG from the coding sequence ATGGCCTTGTCCATTCACACCAACTATTCCGCGCTGACCACCAACACCGCGCTGAACAAGTCCAACAACGCCCTGGCGACCAACCAACAGCGTCTGGGTACCGGCCTGCGCATTAACTCCGCCGCTGATGACGCTGCTGGCCTGCAGATCGCTACTCGCCTGAACGCCCAGAGCCGCGGTATGGCCGTAGCCATCCGCAACACAGGCGACGCCACCTCCATGCTCCAAACAGCCGAGGGCGCCTTCAGCGAGATGACCGACATCGCGCAGCGCATGAAAGATCTTGCGACTCAAGCGGCGAACGGAACCAATGGCGTATCCGACCTCAAGTCCATCCAGGCTGAATACGACGAGCTAGGAAAAGAGCTAGGCAACATCTTTAAAAATACAAAGTACGCTGGCGAAAATCTGTTTAGCGACGGTGCCGGCGTCGACGGCGACACAGGCAAATTCGGTGCCGCTGCAGTTACCTTTCAAATCGGCGCAAGCTCCAGCGAAACACTGAGTTTTGATCTTCAGACCGCACTGGGTTCAGTTGCCGGTTCGCTTAAAGCAGCATCGCTTATGTTCGCGGACAACGGCGACACAGCCGATTTCGTTGGCACTGACATTGCTACGATTACGGCTGGTACCGCCCCCGCTCCGGATACGGCAGTGAACAACGCTAACGGAACGATTACGAAGCTAGAAACCTTGCTGAACGACATTGGTTCCGTACGCGCTCAGTTCGGCGCCAACATCAACCGTCTGAACCATACCAACAACAACCTGGCCAACATGAAGGACAACACCGACATGGCCAAGGGTCGGATCATGGACGCCGACTTCGCTGTAGAAAGCGCCAACATGAGCAAGAACTCCATGCTCATGCAGTCGGGCATCTCCATGCTCAAGCAAGCCGGCCAGATGCCAGGCATGGTCATGGGCCTGCTGGGCTAA
- the lafA gene encoding lateral flagellin LafA codes for MALSIHTNYSALTTNTALNKSNNALATNQQRLGTGLRINSAADDAAGLQIATRLNAQSRGMSVAIRNTGDATSMLQTAEGAFSEVTDILQRMKDLATQAANDTNGASDRTSLKSEYDELAKEVDNILTNTKYAGESLFAAGGKFTAAVNFQIGASSAETLAMDVSGALTTINTNWATSKASTLDTAANAGTAIDNLEASLNDVSAMRAQFGANINRLNHTSNNLANMKDNTDMAKGRIMDADFAIESANMSKNSMLMQSGISMLKQAGQMPGMVMGLLG; via the coding sequence ATGGCTCTGTCCATTCACACTAACTATTCCGCTCTGACCACCAATACCGCGCTGAACAAGTCCAACAACGCGTTGGCAACCAACCAGCAGCGTCTGGGTACCGGCCTGCGCATCAACTCCGCTGCTGACGACGCTGCTGGCCTGCAGATCGCAACCCGCCTGAACGCCCAAAGCCGCGGCATGTCGGTTGCCATACGCAATACCGGTGACGCCACTTCGATGCTGCAAACCGCCGAAGGCGCATTCAGCGAAGTCACCGATATTCTGCAGCGCATGAAGGATCTGGCCACCCAGGCGGCGAACGACACCAACGGAGCATCCGACCGTACTTCGCTGAAATCCGAGTACGATGAGCTGGCCAAAGAAGTCGACAACATTCTGACCAACACCAAGTATGCAGGCGAGTCGCTGTTTGCAGCTGGCGGTAAGTTCACCGCTGCGGTCAATTTCCAGATCGGCGCGTCCTCGGCCGAGACGCTGGCCATGGACGTCTCCGGGGCGCTGACCACGATCAATACGAACTGGGCTACGTCCAAAGCAAGCACGCTGGACACCGCCGCCAACGCCGGGACCGCCATTGACAACCTGGAAGCTTCGCTCAATGACGTGAGCGCCATGCGAGCCCAGTTTGGCGCCAACATCAACCGCCTGAACCACACCAGCAACAACTTGGCGAACATGAAGGACAACACCGACATGGCCAAGGGTCGGATCATGGACGCCGACTTCGCCATCGAGAGCGCCAACATGAGCAAGAATTCCATGCTCATGCAATCCGGTATCTCCATGCTCAAGCAAGCCGGTCAGATGCCAGGCATGGTCATGGGTCTGCTGGGCTAA
- the flgA gene encoding flagellar basal body P-ring formation chaperone FlgA, whose product MLLLLAISVEARADAATQARQAVENHLRQMLEQQAARQGWHGMQLRYDISVPASSTNLPMCSEALQVRATGEAPSAMERQQLQIRCPDAPGWALNATGQAHVFLPAVHAEGIIDRGQTLTANDLKLQRINIAKARRGYYNRLEEVIGLAAKRRIRAGQTITPALLEQAMAVRRGQPVKIVASHDGIEASTSGEALADGQPGDVIRVRNVRSGKVIDAKVIEEGVVTSMF is encoded by the coding sequence ATGCTGCTGTTGTTGGCCATATCGGTCGAGGCTCGCGCTGACGCCGCGACTCAGGCCCGGCAGGCGGTGGAAAATCATCTGCGCCAGATGCTCGAACAACAGGCCGCGCGCCAGGGCTGGCACGGCATGCAGCTACGCTACGACATCAGCGTGCCGGCCAGCTCGACCAACCTGCCGATGTGCTCCGAGGCGTTGCAGGTCCGCGCCACTGGCGAGGCGCCTTCAGCCATGGAACGTCAACAACTGCAGATTCGCTGCCCCGATGCGCCCGGCTGGGCACTGAACGCTACCGGCCAGGCCCATGTCTTTCTGCCCGCCGTTCACGCTGAAGGCATTATCGACCGCGGCCAGACCCTGACCGCCAACGACCTCAAGCTGCAGCGCATCAACATCGCCAAAGCCCGCCGCGGCTACTACAACCGTCTCGAAGAGGTAATCGGCCTGGCTGCCAAACGCCGCATCCGCGCCGGCCAGACCATTACTCCGGCCCTGCTCGAGCAGGCCATGGCGGTCAGACGCGGCCAGCCAGTGAAGATCGTCGCCAGCCACGACGGCATCGAAGCCTCCACCTCCGGCGAAGCTCTGGCCGACGGCCAGCCAGGCGACGTCATCCGCGTGCGCAATGTACGCAGCGGGAAGGTAATCGATGCGAAGGTAATAGAAGAAGGCGTGGTGACGAGTATGTTTTAA
- the flgB gene encoding flagellar basal body rod protein FlgB, translating into MSIRIDDALGVHERALGLRMQRSEILAANLANEDTPGFQARDIDFSKEMQRLDSGTSPRVSIAGTDPRLLFRVPSQASQDGNTVELSTEQAQFSRNSMDFQTSLTFVTMKFRGLKQAIEGR; encoded by the coding sequence ATGAGTATACGGATTGACGACGCTCTGGGCGTTCACGAACGCGCCCTGGGTTTGCGCATGCAGCGCAGCGAGATTCTCGCGGCGAACCTGGCCAACGAAGACACGCCCGGTTTTCAGGCGCGGGACATCGACTTCAGCAAGGAAATGCAGCGGCTGGACAGCGGCACCTCGCCGCGCGTGAGCATTGCCGGCACCGATCCGCGTCTGCTGTTCCGCGTGCCGAGCCAGGCCTCGCAGGATGGCAACACAGTCGAACTGTCTACCGAACAGGCGCAGTTCTCGCGCAACTCCATGGATTTCCAGACCAGCCTGACCTTCGTCACGATGAAATTTCGTGGTTTGAAGCAGGCCATCGAGGGACGTTGA
- the flgC gene encoding flagellar basal body rod protein FlgC — translation MSFDSIYRIAGSAMNAQTVRLNTVASNLANTDSAANNAADVYQARKPMFAAVYENNSLTRGVGLGGAHVQVLDVVTSGAEPKRRYEPGNPLADGEGYVYYPDINEIEEMTDMMSATRSFETGVEVLNRVKSMQQSLLRLGES, via the coding sequence ATGTCATTCGATTCCATCTACCGCATCGCCGGCTCGGCCATGAACGCCCAGACCGTGCGCCTCAACACCGTGGCCAGCAACCTGGCCAACACTGACTCGGCGGCCAACAACGCCGCCGACGTCTATCAGGCGCGCAAGCCGATGTTCGCGGCGGTGTACGAGAACAACTCGCTGACCCGTGGCGTCGGCCTCGGCGGCGCCCATGTGCAGGTGCTCGATGTGGTCACCTCCGGCGCCGAGCCCAAGCGCCGCTACGAGCCGGGTAATCCCCTGGCCGATGGCGAAGGCTACGTCTACTACCCCGACATCAATGAGATCGAAGAGATGACCGACATGATGTCGGCCACCCGTAGCTTCGAGACCGGCGTCGAGGTGCTCAATCGCGTGAAAAGCATGCAGCAGAGCCTGCTGCGGTTGGGAGAATCCTGA
- a CDS encoding flagellar hook capping FlgD N-terminal domain-containing protein, with the protein MATVNSALDGSLASNSIDQVKRAVNISDAATMENNFISLMVAQIKNQDPTKPVDSTEFLNQYSAMSQVKSMENMSSLMQNNLVLTDNLQTLTAAGLVGQQVSVAVETLDLSGQAVNGQFDLSHASNRAALLLTDSNGTQTRIELGAQSPGKVPFVIDPAKHGLRDGRYSVSIESENGEFPQVEVAGQVSNVRVSAEGPVLQVQGVGSVPFYNILEFAQADAGLLGG; encoded by the coding sequence ATGGCGACGGTTAATTCCGCACTGGACGGCAGCCTGGCGAGCAATTCGATCGATCAGGTCAAGCGTGCGGTGAACATCAGCGATGCCGCAACGATGGAGAACAACTTCATCAGCTTGATGGTCGCGCAGATCAAGAACCAGGACCCGACCAAGCCGGTGGACAGCACTGAGTTCCTCAACCAGTACTCGGCGATGTCACAGGTCAAGAGCATGGAAAACATGTCCAGCCTGATGCAAAACAACCTGGTGCTGACCGACAACCTGCAGACCCTCACCGCCGCCGGTCTGGTTGGCCAGCAGGTGAGCGTCGCGGTCGAAACGCTGGACCTGAGCGGGCAGGCCGTCAACGGCCAGTTCGACCTGAGCCATGCCTCGAACCGCGCTGCGTTGTTGCTGACCGACTCCAACGGCACCCAGACCCGTATCGAGCTTGGCGCGCAGTCCCCCGGTAAGGTGCCCTTCGTGATCGATCCGGCCAAGCACGGCCTGCGTGACGGCCGGTACAGCGTCAGCATCGAGTCGGAAAACGGCGAGTTTCCGCAGGTGGAAGTCGCCGGCCAGGTCTCCAACGTGCGCGTCAGCGCCGAGGGTCCGGTGCTTCAGGTTCAGGGTGTCGGTTCGGTGCCCTTCTACAACATCCTCGAATTCGCCCAGGCCGATGCCGGGCTGCTCGGCGGCTGA
- the flgE gene encoding flagellar hook protein FlgE — translation MSFNIALTGLSAVNEQLNTIGNNIANSGTVGFKSSRTDFGSLYAESQAMGVEVTGTTQSISQGGALTTTNRSLDLAISGGGFFVTRASNGDVAYTRAGVFGTDKDSYLTNSLGQRLQGYPADATGNLQTGTVGDLQLRSGGIPAKATDALSFVANLDANQEVPAVAFDPLVADSYNSTYTTKLFDSQGKEHTLTQYFAKTADNSWNAHYYVDGAALPGAPRALTFDGAGTLTAPIGTVALTATPGGGVDPLNVQLDYSGTSQYGSEFSVTSNRATGYAAGEQTGMSVEKDGKVYASYSNGERMLQGQVVLASFVNAEGLKNISGTAWTETAASGAAMLGAPGVGQYGSLASGALESSNVDLTQQLVGLMEGQRNYQANTQVISTNKELTQTLFNAI, via the coding sequence ATGAGCTTCAATATCGCCCTGACCGGCTTGTCTGCCGTCAACGAACAACTCAACACCATCGGCAACAACATCGCCAACTCCGGCACCGTGGGCTTCAAGTCCTCGCGTACCGATTTCGGCAGCCTCTATGCCGAAAGCCAGGCGATGGGCGTCGAGGTTACCGGCACCACTCAGAGCATCAGCCAAGGCGGCGCGCTGACTACCACCAATCGCAGCCTCGATCTGGCGATTTCCGGTGGCGGCTTCTTCGTCACCCGCGCCAGCAATGGCGATGTGGCCTACACCCGCGCCGGCGTGTTCGGCACCGACAAGGATAGCTACCTGACCAATAGTCTCGGCCAGCGTTTGCAGGGCTATCCGGCCGATGCCACCGGTAATCTGCAGACCGGGACCGTTGGCGATCTTCAGCTGCGCTCCGGCGGAATACCAGCCAAGGCCACCGATGCGTTGAGCTTCGTCGCCAACCTCGATGCGAACCAGGAAGTGCCGGCTGTGGCCTTCGATCCGCTGGTCGCTGACAGCTACAACTCCACCTACACCACCAAGCTGTTCGATTCCCAGGGCAAGGAACACACCCTGACCCAGTACTTCGCCAAGACCGCCGATAACAGCTGGAACGCTCATTATTACGTCGATGGCGCGGCGCTGCCGGGCGCGCCTCGGGCGCTGACATTCGACGGTGCCGGTACGCTCACCGCGCCGATCGGCACGGTCGCGCTGACCGCCACGCCGGGCGGCGGCGTCGATCCGCTGAACGTCCAGCTCGACTACAGCGGTACCAGCCAGTACGGCTCCGAATTCAGCGTCACCAGCAACCGCGCCACCGGCTATGCCGCAGGCGAGCAGACCGGCATGAGCGTCGAGAAGGACGGCAAGGTCTACGCCAGCTACTCCAACGGCGAGCGCATGCTGCAGGGCCAGGTGGTGCTGGCCAGCTTCGTCAACGCCGAAGGCCTGAAGAACATCAGCGGCACCGCCTGGACCGAAACCGCTGCCTCCGGCGCGGCCATGCTCGGCGCGCCGGGTGTCGGCCAGTACGGCAGCCTGGCGTCTGGCGCGCTGGAAAGCTCCAACGTCGACCTCACCCAGCAGCTGGTGGGTTTGATGGAAGGCCAGCGCAACTATCAAGCCAACACTCAGGTGATTTCCACCAACAAGGAACTCACCCAGACGCTGTTCAACGCCATCTGA
- the flgF gene encoding flagellar basal-body rod protein FlgF, which translates to MDRLGYTAMTAASRTMMSLQVRSNNLANVNTPGFRADLERAQAVAVEGYGYDSRHMAVVENNGVSLAAGPMIATGRELDFAVKGTGLIVLQDGEGEAYTRQGSMQIDAEGRLTLNGRAVMGEGGPIELPEHDRVEIGNDGTVSVMAPGDWMMAEVDRIRLVDVAAADLMKNEAGLLVTRNGEPAAPSEDVRLASGFLESSNVSAIDELASTMSLNRLFETQVKMMKAAEDLSDAGNRMIRGS; encoded by the coding sequence ATGGATCGTTTGGGATACACGGCGATGACCGCCGCCAGCCGCACGATGATGTCGCTGCAGGTGCGCTCCAACAACCTCGCCAACGTCAACACGCCGGGCTTTCGCGCCGACCTTGAGCGCGCCCAGGCCGTGGCGGTGGAAGGCTACGGCTACGACAGCCGACACATGGCGGTGGTTGAGAACAACGGCGTCAGTCTGGCAGCCGGCCCGATGATTGCGACCGGTCGCGAGCTGGACTTTGCGGTCAAGGGCACCGGCCTGATCGTCCTGCAAGACGGCGAAGGCGAGGCCTATACCCGCCAGGGCAGCATGCAGATCGATGCCGAGGGTCGACTGACCCTCAACGGTCGTGCCGTGATGGGCGAGGGCGGGCCGATCGAGCTGCCCGAACATGACCGCGTGGAAATCGGCAATGACGGTACCGTCTCCGTCATGGCGCCGGGCGACTGGATGATGGCCGAGGTCGACCGTATCCGTCTGGTCGACGTAGCGGCTGCAGACCTGATGAAGAACGAGGCTGGCCTGCTGGTGACGCGCAATGGCGAGCCCGCCGCGCCCAGTGAAGACGTGCGCCTGGCCAGCGGATTCCTCGAGTCGAGCAACGTATCGGCCATCGATGAGCTGGCCTCGACCATGAGCCTCAACCGCCTGTTCGAAACCCAGGTGAAGATGATGAAAGCCGCCGAGGACCTCTCCGACGCCGGCAACCGAATGATCCGCGGCAGCTGA
- the flgG gene encoding flagellar basal-body rod protein FlgG: MNSALWVSKTGLAAQDKAMSTVANNLANVNTNGFKSDRAVFEDLFYSIEKQPGAQADEINTVPSGIQLGSGVRVAGTQKVFTEGSIQTTGQPMDLAIVGRGFFQVEAPNGDLLYTENGQFQLNAEGMMVNAQGLPLAPAIEVPQGATGFTVGADGIVTAVLPGDTLPSELGQITLVNFTNPAGLEALGGNLYRETVASGEPVEGVPGEEGLGQLKQGVLEGSNVQVVEAMVAMIAIQRAYEANAKVLDAASGMQQFLNQTV; this comes from the coding sequence ATGAATTCCGCACTTTGGGTCAGCAAGACCGGCCTGGCCGCCCAGGACAAGGCCATGTCCACCGTCGCCAACAACCTGGCCAACGTCAACACCAACGGCTTCAAGAGCGACCGCGCGGTCTTCGAGGATCTGTTCTACAGCATCGAGAAGCAGCCGGGCGCCCAGGCCGACGAGATCAACACGGTGCCGTCCGGCATCCAGCTGGGCAGCGGCGTGCGCGTTGCCGGTACCCAGAAGGTGTTCACCGAAGGCAGCATCCAGACCACCGGCCAGCCGATGGACCTGGCGATCGTCGGGCGTGGCTTCTTCCAGGTCGAGGCGCCCAACGGCGACCTTCTCTACACCGAGAACGGCCAGTTCCAGCTCAACGCCGAAGGCATGATGGTTAACGCCCAAGGACTGCCGCTAGCGCCAGCCATCGAAGTACCGCAAGGCGCAACGGGCTTCACGGTCGGTGCCGATGGCATCGTCACCGCCGTGCTGCCTGGCGACACGCTGCCGTCTGAGCTGGGCCAGATCACGCTGGTCAACTTCACGAATCCGGCCGGCCTTGAAGCCCTGGGCGGCAATCTCTATCGCGAAACCGTCGCCAGCGGCGAGCCTGTCGAGGGCGTGCCGGGCGAAGAGGGTCTCGGCCAGCTCAAGCAGGGCGTGCTGGAAGGCTCCAACGTGCAGGTGGTCGAGGCCATGGTGGCGATGATCGCCATCCAGCGCGCTTACGAAGCCAACGCCAAGGTGCTCGATGCCGCCAGCGGCATGCAGCAGTTCCTCAACCAGACCGTCTGA
- the flgH gene encoding flagellar basal body L-ring protein FlgH has translation MRTPALLVALTLLGGCASFNEMLPEEPSTEFEPLELDYSLPPTTGGGLFRSGYRGSLISDNRAVRVGDILTVVLDESTQSSKSAGTSFGKESSVGIGIPTILGKTYPDVETSAGAEREFDGSAKSSQQNTLRGAIAVTVHRVLPNGTLLIKGEKTLRLNQGDEFIRLAGLVRVDDINRYNQVSSQSVANAKISYAGRGVLNDSNSAGWLTRFFTSPLFPL, from the coding sequence ATGCGTACCCCCGCTCTGCTCGTCGCGCTGACCCTTCTTGGCGGCTGCGCCAGCTTCAACGAGATGCTGCCGGAAGAGCCATCGACCGAGTTCGAACCGCTGGAACTGGACTACAGCCTGCCGCCGACCACTGGCGGGGGACTGTTCCGTTCCGGCTACAGAGGCTCGTTGATCAGCGACAACCGCGCGGTGCGCGTCGGCGACATTCTCACCGTGGTGCTCGACGAGTCCACCCAGTCGAGCAAGAGCGCCGGCACCAGCTTCGGCAAGGAATCGAGCGTCGGTATCGGCATTCCGACGATTCTTGGCAAGACCTATCCCGACGTTGAAACATCGGCCGGTGCCGAGCGCGAGTTCGACGGCTCGGCGAAAAGTTCGCAGCAGAACACCCTGCGCGGCGCCATCGCCGTGACCGTCCATCGCGTGCTGCCCAACGGCACGCTGCTGATCAAGGGTGAGAAGACCCTGCGGTTGAACCAGGGTGACGAATTCATTCGTCTCGCCGGGCTGGTTCGTGTCGATGACATCAACCGCTACAACCAGGTGTCGTCCCAAAGCGTGGCCAACGCGAAGATTTCCTATGCCGGGCGCGGCGTGCTGAACGACAGCAACTCGGCCGGCTGGTTGACGCGTTTCTTCACGTCGCCGCTGTTCCCTCTTTAA
- a CDS encoding flagellar basal body P-ring protein FlgI — MTSPKRSLKLFFAAVALCWQFPAQAVPLMDLVDVEGIRGNQLIGYGLVVGLDGTGDKNQVKFTSQSVTNMIKQFGVNLPPNVDPKLKNVAAVTITATVPPSYSAGQTVDVTVSSLGDAKSLRGGQLLMTPLQGVDGEIYALAQGAVIVGGVNAEGASGSKVAINTSNSGLIPNGATVERMIPSDFTERPDVMLNVRQPSFQTVTRVVDAVDAYFGKGTATALNATKISIRAPVTSTQRMSFMAMLERLEVEEGRTRPKVVFNSRTGTVVVGQGVRVKAAAVAHGSLTVTISERPQVSQPNAFAGGETVVTPQSDVAIEQDRKAMFKWPEGASLESIINTINSLGATPDDVMSILQSLERAGALNAELIVM; from the coding sequence ATGACTAGCCCGAAGCGATCCCTGAAGCTGTTTTTCGCCGCCGTCGCGCTGTGCTGGCAATTTCCCGCGCAAGCCGTGCCGCTGATGGATCTGGTGGATGTCGAGGGCATCCGCGGCAACCAGCTGATCGGCTACGGTCTGGTGGTCGGGCTCGATGGCACCGGCGACAAGAACCAGGTCAAGTTCACCAGCCAGTCGGTGACGAACATGATCAAGCAATTCGGCGTGAACCTGCCGCCGAATGTCGACCCGAAGCTGAAGAACGTCGCTGCGGTGACCATTACCGCTACCGTGCCGCCGTCCTACAGCGCCGGCCAGACCGTGGATGTCACCGTCTCTTCGTTGGGCGACGCCAAGAGTCTGCGCGGCGGCCAGTTGCTGATGACCCCGCTGCAGGGTGTCGATGGCGAGATCTATGCACTTGCCCAGGGCGCGGTGATCGTCGGTGGCGTGAACGCCGAGGGCGCCAGCGGCTCCAAGGTCGCGATCAATACCTCCAACAGCGGGCTGATTCCCAACGGCGCGACGGTCGAGCGGATGATTCCCAGCGACTTCACCGAGCGCCCGGACGTGATGCTTAACGTACGTCAGCCGAGCTTCCAGACCGTCACTCGCGTGGTCGATGCGGTCGACGCCTACTTTGGCAAGGGCACCGCCACGGCCCTCAATGCCACCAAGATTTCGATCCGTGCGCCGGTCACCAGCACCCAGCGCATGAGCTTCATGGCCATGCTCGAACGGCTGGAAGTGGAAGAGGGACGGACCCGGCCGAAGGTGGTGTTCAACAGCCGCACCGGGACCGTGGTTGTCGGCCAGGGCGTGCGGGTGAAAGCCGCGGCTGTCGCCCACGGCAGCCTGACGGTGACCATCAGCGAGCGCCCTCAGGTCAGCCAGCCGAATGCGTTTGCCGGCGGCGAAACCGTGGTCACGCCGCAGTCCGATGTCGCCATCGAGCAGGACCGCAAGGCCATGTTCAAGTGGCCGGAAGGCGCCAGCCTGGAAAGCATCATCAACACCATCAACAGTCTCGGCGCCACGCCGGACGACGTGATGAGCATCCTGCAGTCGCTGGAACGCGCCGGCGCATTGAATGCGGAACTGATCGTGATGTAA
- a CDS encoding transglycosylase SLT domain-containing protein — MSIVSLPQHLNTLRQRADGPNAARRQQLEVVAEQFEAMFLQQILKQMRKAGDVLGAGNPMRSRELDTMRDFYDEVLADTLAGKRQTGIADMLVQQLSGDAPGTAPAPTALAGHAGSGLQAGGLHALRGTWQRGVEALDSAWESGKAGFKSLVDSVIKHESSGNIAAVSSKGARGLMQLMPGTARDMAAELGLPFSEARLTTDAEYNKRLGSAYLSKMLDRYDGHQALALAAYNAGPGKVDEWLKSHGDPRKGEIGMTAWVQKIPYAETRNYTRNILNDLRAEVPSPVEPRAQIQPAAHPLQPALNSAADAVALSSQQRSVVGGSHLSVAFAQSIRIESKEIVS, encoded by the coding sequence ATGAGCATCGTTTCCCTCCCACAGCACCTCAATACCCTGCGCCAGCGCGCCGACGGCCCGAACGCGGCGCGGCGTCAGCAACTGGAAGTCGTTGCCGAGCAGTTCGAAGCGATGTTCCTGCAGCAGATCCTCAAGCAGATGCGCAAGGCCGGCGACGTGCTCGGCGCGGGCAACCCCATGCGCAGCCGCGAGCTGGACACCATGCGCGACTTCTACGACGAGGTGCTGGCCGACACACTGGCCGGCAAGCGGCAGACGGGGATTGCCGATATGCTGGTGCAGCAGTTGAGCGGCGATGCACCCGGCACGGCGCCCGCGCCGACTGCCCTGGCTGGCCACGCCGGTAGCGGCCTGCAGGCGGGCGGTCTGCACGCACTGCGTGGCACCTGGCAGCGCGGCGTCGAGGCGCTTGATAGTGCCTGGGAAAGCGGCAAGGCAGGCTTCAAGTCGCTGGTCGACAGTGTCATCAAGCATGAATCGAGCGGCAACATCGCGGCGGTCTCGTCCAAGGGCGCGCGCGGCCTGATGCAGCTGATGCCAGGTACCGCACGCGATATGGCGGCCGAGCTCGGCCTGCCGTTCAGCGAAGCGCGGCTGACCACCGATGCCGAATACAACAAGCGCCTGGGCAGCGCCTATCTGAGCAAGATGCTCGACCGTTACGATGGCCATCAGGCGCTGGCGCTGGCCGCCTACAACGCCGGCCCTGGCAAGGTGGACGAGTGGCTGAAGAGCCATGGCGACCCGCGCAAGGGCGAGATCGGCATGACTGCCTGGGTGCAGAAGATTCCATACGCGGAAACTCGGAATTACACCCGCAACATCCTCAACGATCTGCGTGCGGAGGTGCCGAGTCCGGTCGAGCCGCGCGCGCAGATCCAGCCGGCCGCCCACCCGCTGCAGCCGGCGCTTAATTCCGCGGCCGATGCGGTCGCTCTTTCCAGTCAGCAGCGTAGTGTCGTCGGCGGCAGCCACCTTTCCGTGGCGTTCGCTCAGTCGATCCGGATCGAGTCGAAGGAAATCGTGTCGTGA